In the genome of Gloeotrichia echinulata CP02, one region contains:
- a CDS encoding FAD-binding oxidoreductase, which yields MSPSLTEEILSQLPGDVLGGLRQTDRILASLRSNNAPMSMVVKENQQSLESVDWDVIVCGGTLGILIGCALAVKGLRIAVMERGILRGREQEWNISRQELEVFVELNLLTVAELEQAIATEYNPARVSFNGGTEVWVEDVLNIGVDPVYLLATLKTKFLALGGDLLENTPFSEAVVHPDGVMVNNQFKTRLLIDAMGHFSPISQQARQGKKPDALCLVVGSCAKGFTENHSGDLLLSFTSLQNQCQYFWEAFPARDGRTTYLFTYMDADPQRLNLEALFEEYLRLLPEYQGVELSQLQFQRALFGFFPTYRQSPLKTPWNRILAVGDSSGSQSPLSFGGFGAMVRHLKRLTFGIHEALQAEQLSAPALGQLQPYQPSLTVTWLFQKAMSVGVNQQIAPNQINQLLSAVFQEMQQLGNPVLKPFLQDIVQFPALTQTLLRTGLLHPGIVVKIIPQVGLLSLLDWMVHYTNLGIYAALFSLSPLLETWVKYLPSKQQYYCHRLVDSWKYGSGGDYFHE from the coding sequence ATGTCGCCATCCCTAACTGAAGAAATTCTCTCTCAACTACCAGGCGATGTTTTGGGAGGATTGCGTCAGACTGATCGCATTTTGGCATCGCTCAGGTCAAACAATGCTCCAATGTCAATGGTAGTTAAAGAAAATCAACAATCTTTAGAATCTGTGGATTGGGATGTGATTGTTTGCGGTGGTACTTTGGGTATTTTAATTGGTTGCGCCTTAGCTGTAAAGGGACTGCGGATAGCGGTGATGGAGAGGGGAATCTTGCGTGGTAGGGAGCAAGAGTGGAATATCTCGCGCCAAGAGTTAGAAGTATTTGTAGAATTGAACTTGCTCACAGTTGCAGAATTAGAACAAGCGATCGCCACCGAATATAACCCAGCACGAGTCAGCTTTAATGGTGGTACTGAAGTTTGGGTAGAAGATGTCCTCAACATCGGCGTTGATCCTGTTTATTTACTGGCTACCTTAAAAACAAAGTTTTTGGCTCTTGGCGGCGATTTACTAGAGAATACACCCTTTAGCGAGGCGGTAGTTCACCCAGATGGGGTCATGGTAAATAACCAATTTAAAACTAGGTTATTAATCGATGCGATGGGACATTTTTCGCCCATCTCCCAACAAGCACGCCAAGGGAAAAAACCAGATGCGCTTTGTTTGGTAGTGGGAAGTTGTGCGAAAGGTTTTACGGAAAATCACTCTGGCGATTTGTTGTTATCATTCACATCTTTGCAAAATCAATGTCAGTACTTTTGGGAAGCTTTTCCAGCCAGAGACGGGAGAACCACCTACTTATTTACCTACATGGATGCAGATCCGCAACGTTTGAATTTAGAAGCTCTATTTGAGGAATATTTGCGCCTCTTACCAGAGTATCAGGGTGTAGAATTGAGCCAGTTGCAATTTCAACGGGCGCTTTTTGGTTTCTTTCCCACCTATCGCCAAAGTCCACTCAAAACCCCTTGGAATCGCATTCTCGCTGTGGGAGATAGCAGCGGTAGTCAATCTCCTTTAAGTTTTGGCGGCTTTGGCGCGATGGTGCGTCACCTGAAGCGGTTAACATTTGGGATTCATGAAGCATTGCAAGCTGAACAATTATCTGCACCAGCGCTAGGACAACTGCAACCTTATCAACCAAGTTTAACAGTTACCTGGTTGTTTCAAAAGGCGATGAGTGTTGGTGTAAATCAACAAATTGCACCGAATCAAATTAACCAACTGCTTTCGGCTGTATTTCAAGAAATGCAACAGTTAGGTAATCCCGTACTCAAGCCATTTTTGCAAGATATCGTGCAATTTCCAGCCCTGACCCAAACACTTTTAAGAACAGGTTTATTACATCCGGGAATAGTTGTGAAAATAATTCCCCAAGTAGGTTTACTGAGTTTGTTAGATTGGATGGTACATTATACTAATTTAGGTATTTACGCTGCCTTATTTTCCCTCAGTCCATTGTTAGAAACATGGGTGAAATATCTGCCAAGTAAACAACAATATTATTGCCATCGCTTGGTTGATAGCTGGAAATATGGTTCCGGTGGAGATTACTTTCATGAATAA